The nucleotide window TATAGGACATATTGGTTCATTCTAATTATATTTAGGGTGTCGAAaaaatttaggagggttgttatatcctccccaccttgttttagagctcgtcctcgagatctactggaataattgcgggtatttcctttgcatttctgattcaagctcccatgtatactctggtcctcttttggagtcccatttcactttgactagaaTTAGTCTCTTGTGGTTGAGGTTcttaactttcctgtcttcaatttgcagaggcctttctacaaactttaactgttcatttacctctatatctttaagaggtactaccagtgattcatcagctaagcatttcttgaaaTTGGATACAttaaatacatcatgtattcttgccatttcttctggcagttgtagctgataggctataggtcctattcttctaattatctcaaaaggtccaacatacctggggcttagctttccccttttgatgaatcttaccactcctttccaaggagagacttttaataatactttatctcctacctgaaattccaatgacTTACGTCtgtatctgcataactcttttgtttatcacgtgctgctttcagtcgttcctgacttgaatgattttgtcggttgtttcttgcactatctcaggtccagatagttgcttttccctaatttctgcccaacagactggggttcgacactttcgtccatagagtgcttcgaatggtgcagcattgatacttgtgtgataactattattataagaaaattcgattaatggtaagtgatcgtcccaattaccttcgaaatcaattacacaagctctaagcatgtcctccattatctgaattgtcctttcgctttgtccgtccgtttgaggatgataagctgtgctcagattcaacttggttcccattgctttttggaaacttgtccaaaaatgagaggtaaaacggctatctctgtCAGAAACagttgataaaggtattccatgtaatgaaactatttcatttacatataacttacctaattgttccatactgaaagtttccttcattggtaggaaatgagctgacttagttaatctgtctacaatcacccagattgtatcattacattttcttgttttgggtaatttggtaacacaATCCATTGTtattgatgtgtgcaaaatgaaacatataaattacatcaaatgtggcataaaactaaccctttttagtactaatgttggaaaaagtgtgtttttgtcttccttttgtattttcaggaataaatgagctcaaatgaacaaaagaagcaaaaaggcagctaaatctaacataaatacaagaaaagaaataaacgtggcatgcccgacccctcgacagcatcctcccaaacaaaaacaagataacagaaggctgaacacgccccgtgctcactgagcacgggggcgtgtccaagtgtctgcagaaaagacaaaattgtagaagcttctattacccaccacgggggcgtgtccagcggacacggggccgtggtcaacgcaaagattcgcagaatctaggcaaatcttgatagtacagatacgcttctgcacacggggtcgtgcccagcggacacgggggcgtggtcaactaatgcagacaaactgcaattaatgaagaaagagaagatgggtggacacggggccgtgcccagtttATAACCTGACCGCAGTAAATTTAATAAGTTCGAATATTTTTCTTCCTAAAGCGATTTGTAACTTGAATTGGTTTGGGCCAAACCGATTTGACTccatgattaaaaaaaaaaccacttgTTTTAGGTACCGGGCCGGTTTATATAAAAAAGGGTGGTTTTGTATACCTCTACTTTAGAGTTTAGCCTTCTTAGTTCTAATTGTGGGCtatactcaaaaaaaaaaaaaaggcaaaGAAATTTGTAAAACTCAACGTGTTAGGATTTCAgctaaatatattattttggctCACCTTATATGACAACTTCGAAGTTTGAACTCATAATGTAAAATGCCCGTTTCAGCCCAATTAGCGTCATTTGAATCATAGTTATCAAAGGCGCATAGACCTTGCTTGAGGCCTAGGCGCAAAACGCAAAAAAAGCAAGAGCCTGAGAAAAATAATACGcgtaatgaaaaaaaaaattaaaaatatattacgtattagaaaaagaatactattctttaaataaaataaacaaaatctattatataacactttatatcatttatttagtaccaaaagttctaaaatattaGTGTAAAAAAATAGTTTTCCCTAGATAAAAGTACGGATCTGGCTAGAATCTTGCCGGAATCTAGAAAATTTGGCCGGAAATtctccggaatctaggaatctcgtCGGAATGTGCACCTGAACCATcatcacctggagaattaaagcgcaatttcctcgacttaaggcgcaactgcctcgcctcgcctgaaaaatgggcctaggcgcaagaggcgatggatTTTAACAACTATGATTTGAATACATGCTCGTTTGGGCCCACGTTAGTGTATTATGTATATATGATTCATGTATAGTATTTGATACTACAAATAATAACTACGATTATATAAAACAAAAgcatattacaaaaaaaaaaaaaaaaaaaaaaagccattCCAAGTTGGTAAACGGCTGCACCGCTACCAAAAACACAAACATAAACACAAACAATTATAAACATGCTATGTTTTCGTgattagtattatttttagtatcAAATACTATACACATGAATCATATATACACATAATACACTAACGTGGGCCCAAACGAGCATGTATTCAAATGACGCTAATTGGGCTGAAACGGGCATATTacacaaacacaaaaacaaacaATCCTAAATTAAGTTTATTTTGTTTCCATTTTCTCGTGATTAAAACCCAAAATCAATAACGGAATTATAAAATCATGTCTAAGAACGGAAAATTAGGAATTAGAAATTGATTATATTCGGAATATATTCTGTCTTTTGAACCACAGTGATTTATTTATGTCTATGAttgctttaatttttttttttttactaaaagtAACAACGCCTGATGTCTAAAAATTCTATCCTTTAATATATTAACCTTTGACCTTCCAAATTAAGCTGAACATATTCTTTTAATTTCACCCTATAAATTTTGATCCGATATTCATTTCTAGATCATAATCATCTTAGTTAGTCATGAACACCCTCATTCCTCTCACTCTCTTTCTAACCATTTCGggttctctctctaaacccagcCACCATGATCATGGAGGCTTTACTGTTGATCTTATTCATAGAGACTCCCCATTGTCCCCTCTATATAACCCGACCTATTCGCTAACTGACCGTCTTCACAATGCTTTTCATCGGTCTATGTCTCGGGCTTTTCGTCTTTCAAAAACGTTGGGTTTTGCTTCAAAGATGGAGGCGGATATATTTGGCATTCCGGGAGAATATATAATGAACATCCAAATCGGGACCCCACCTGTACAAGTTCTTGGAATTGCTGACACCGGGTCTGACCTCACATGGGCCCAGTGTGAACCCTGTAAGAATTGTTACAAGCAAGTGGGCCCACCTTTGCTTGTACCCGCTTCTTCATCCACTTATCATGCGCAATCATGCCAATCAAAAGCGTGTGAAGCCCTGGAAGACAACTTGTCATGTGACTCACAAAATATTTGTCAATACAAAATGTCGTATGGGGATAGGTCCTACTCAACAGGTGACCTTGCTATGGACACCTTTTGGTTCGGACAAACATCTTTCAAACATGTCGTGTTTGGGTGTGGCCATGATAATAACGCCACGTTTAATGAGAACATAAGTGGGATTATTGGTCTTGGTGGTGGCCCACTTTCTATTATCAACCAATTAAACCCGGTCATTCAAGGAAAGTTTTCCTATTGTTTGATCTCACAATTTAACGATACTACATCTAATCAAACAAGCAAAATTCACTTTGGTGATGGTGTTAATATCTCTGGGCCAAGTGTTGTTTCAACTCCCCTTGTTAAAAAAGCCCCTTCAACTTACTACTACGTTACATTGGAAAGCGTGTCGATCGGAATTAGAGACCTGTCATACAAGCAATCAATATCGAAAAGCGGGGTTAATGAAGAAGGTAACATTATCGTAGACTCGGGCACGACATTGACATATCTTCCTAGTGAATTCTATAGTTACTTGTCCTCGGGTCTAGCCAATGCCATTGATGGAGTCACCACAAAGGACCCAAACGGGATTCTTGAGCTTTGCTACAAGGATTTGTACTTGTCGCGTGTCCCGACGGTGACCTTCCGGTTCACTGGAGCTGATGTTGTGATCCCGACGGTTAACATGTTTTTGGAAGTTGAAGAGGGGGTGAGTTGCTTGACAATTGTACCCTCGGATGATTTGGCAATATTTG belongs to Helianthus annuus cultivar XRQ/B chromosome 5, HanXRQr2.0-SUNRISE, whole genome shotgun sequence and includes:
- the LOC110944238 gene encoding aspartic proteinase CDR1 encodes the protein MNTLIPLTLFLTISGSLSKPSHHDHGGFTVDLIHRDSPLSPLYNPTYSLTDRLHNAFHRSMSRAFRLSKTLGFASKMEADIFGIPGEYIMNIQIGTPPVQVLGIADTGSDLTWAQCEPCKNCYKQVGPPLLVPASSSTYHAQSCQSKACEALEDNLSCDSQNICQYKMSYGDRSYSTGDLAMDTFWFGQTSFKHVVFGCGHDNNATFNENISGIIGLGGGPLSIINQLNPVIQGKFSYCLISQFNDTTSNQTSKIHFGDGVNISGPSVVSTPLVKKAPSTYYYVTLESVSIGIRDLSYKQSISKSGVNEEGNIIVDSGTTLTYLPSEFYSYLSSGLANAIDGVTTKDPNGILELCYKDLYLSRVPTVTFRFTGADVVIPTVNMFLEVEEGVSCLTIVPSDDLAIFGNLLQVNFMVGFDLVNQKVSFMPTDCTKCTSL